From Maylandia zebra isolate NMK-2024a linkage group LG11, Mzebra_GT3a, whole genome shotgun sequence, one genomic window encodes:
- the LOC143421204 gene encoding bcl-2/adenovirus E1B 19 kDa-interacting protein 2-like protein: MSSPTEHTDGHGEDRSAPGPSSPANIQDMELREEWQDDGFPRPLPEDDTESPAGESAPVTSLTLSGGGGAKKRLVAPSLSLTLNRRDSNDRNSFSAAALSGTPDDTPSLDINLEALETPSDSETGTLPDSMHDLEWDDDLPRMGRGGAVGVARNPMEQSEGLMELDQVDSRGRRWRRFCISGHEYHVNMSVLEPYLQVLSHGGYFGDGMNAIILFTSCYLPENTVENYEYVMENLFRYIVGTLDLMVSENYLLVYLCAMAPRNKLPSIKWLHQCYTSIDRRLKKDLKGLLVVHPAWYIKALITLVKPFISDKFSRKIRFIQSLQQLSELIPTDQLQIPDAIRQFDEKLNR; the protein is encoded by the exons ATGAGCTCCCCCACTGAGCATACAGACGGGCACGGTGAGGACAG GTCTGCTCCAGGGCCCTCAAGCCCCGCCAACATCCAGGACATGGAGCTGAGGGAGGAGTGGCAGGATGATGGCTTCcccag ACCACTTCCAGAGGATGACACAGAAAGTCCAGCAGGAGAATCAG CTCCGGTCACCAGCCTCACTCTATCGGGTGGAGGCGGAGCTAAGAAGCGTCTGGTGGCACCGTCTCTGAGTCTCACGCTGAACCGCCGTGACTCGAACGATCGGAACAGCTTCTCTGCAGCCGCACTGTCAGGGACACCAGACGACACACCGTCGCTTGACATCAACCTGGAAGCTCTGGAGACGCCATCGGACAGCGAGACAGGAACACTGCCGGACAGCATGCACGACCTGGAGTGGGACG ACGACCTTCCTCGGATGGGCAGAGGTGGAGCTGTGGGTGTGGCCAGAAATCCGATGGAGCAGTCCGAAGGTCTGAtggagctggatcaggtggACAGCAGAGGGCGGCGCTGGAGGCGGTTCTGCATCTCAGGACACGAATACCATGTCAACATGAGCGTCCTGGAGCCGTACCTGCAGGTCCTGTCGcatggag GCTACTTTGGAGACGGGATGAACGCCATCATCCTCTTCACTTCTTGTTACCTGCCGGAGAACACAGTGGAAAACTACGAGTATGTCATGGAAAACCTGTTCAG GTACATTGTGGGGACGCTGGACCTGATGGTCTCAGAGAATTACCTGCTAGTCTACCTGTGCGCCATGGCTCCCAGAAATAAGCTGCCCTCCATCAAATGGCTTCACCAGTGCTACACGTCCATCGACAGGAG GCTGAAGAAGGACCTGAAGGGGCTGCTGGTCGTCCATCCCGCCTGGTACATCAAAGCTCTCATCACGCTGGTCAAACCTTTTATCAG CGATAAGTTCAGCAGGAAGATCCGCTTCATTCAGAGTCTGCAGCAGCTGTCCGAGCTCATCCCCACAGACCAGCTGCAGATCCCCGACGCCATCCGCCA GTTTGATGAGAAGCTGAACAGATGA